The following are encoded in a window of Podospora pseudoanserina strain CBS 124.78 chromosome 6, whole genome shotgun sequence genomic DNA:
- a CDS encoding hypothetical protein (EggNog:ENOG503PSJN), whose translation MNRKIECRSDGCGNEVLFKPTLEGGFNIHQPNLDHYHYRDHRRSVAGGRHLSPYCKQHTCVHFHREECCTNKKPPHDTVCAVHTRCPIPDCHQARAQFLDPNFDPLSNAVPRYARYEVCADHKCIVPRCAQRRASTGTTFCQTHGCRADGCGNERQDQLECCEKHRCHARGCDLVVEGNHTLCAHHMTCEMNGCGGAKHFEPNKKEYLPYCTNHSTCPVARCKQTRLDRQSAFCDDHTCRERGCNKSARVKPYCDDHRCAEIDCAYPIADKTGRFCPLHTCRAEDCLEFVNSFSIYCQSHGCSKPKCLQQSIVEYLCLDHLKKHYTALGRRSALTPASSQFGTVATSTIAEDDDSSTSDDNDERRPGIRNKPPSLKGAYPSTSTFSTTHSHTRSAPIFAPNSNSGSGGGKETPLTMRPSTTLQIHTQNNTSDPHHPSPSQKGPGFYKVNTAADGGGGSGGGDGESVRAPSPKLVPMPLPVPSDDGKTGSRPKLMEDIEGMVYNPERGCWE comes from the exons ATGAACCGCAAAATCGAATGCCGGAGTGATGGGTGTGGAAATGAGGTCTTATTCAAGCCCACTCTTGAGGGGGGCTTCAACATCCATCAGCCGAACTTAGACCACTACCACTATCGCGATCATAGGAGATCGGTAGCTGGTGGGCGACATCTTTCTCCTTATTGCAAGCAAC ACACTTGTGTTCACTTCCACCGTGAAGAGTGCTGTACTAATAAGAAGCCTCCCCATGACACCGTCTGTGCTGTTC ACACGAGATGTCCCATCCCGGACTGTCATCAAGCTCGGGCTCAGTTTCTCGACCCTAACTTTGACCCCCTTTCGAATGCTGTGCCGAGATATGCTCGCTATGAAGTGTGTGCTGACC ACAAATGCATTGTTCCGAGGTGCGCACAGCGAAGAGCGTCGACTGGTACTACCTTCTGTCAGACTC ATGGGTGCAGAGCAGACGGATGTGGCAACGAGCGCCAGGACCAGCTTGAGTGTTGTGAGAAGC ACCGATGTCACGCCAGGGGCTGCGACTTGGTTGTGGAAGGCAACCATACCCTCTGTGCTCACC ATATGACATGCGAGATGAACGGCTGCGGAGGAGCAAAGCATTTTGAACCCAACAAGAAGGAATATTTGCCGTATTGCACCAACC ATTCCACCTGCCCAGTTGCCCGATGTAAGCAGACGAGACTGGACCGACAGTCAGCTTTCTGCGATGACCATACCTGTCGAGAGAGGGGTTGCAACAAGAGCGCCAGAGTGAAGCCGTATTGTGATGATC ATCGATGTGCGGAAATCGACTGCGCCTATCCTATCGCCGACAAAACTGGAAGGTTTTGCCCATTGC ATACTTGCCGAGCCGAAGACTGCCTAGAGTTCGTCAACAGTTTCTCCATATACTGTCAATCCC ACGGCTGCTCCAAACCCAAATGCCTCCAACAATCCATCGTCGAGTACCTCTGCCTAGACC ACCTCAAAAAACACTACACCGCCCTCGGCCGCCGCTCAGCCCTAACcccagcctcctcccaatTCGGTACCGTCGCAACAAGCACCATAGCAGAGGACGACGATTCCTCCACTTcagacgacaacgacgagaGACGCCCAGGAATAAGGAATAAACCCCCTAGCCTGAAAGGCGCCTACCCGTCCACTTCGACGTTTAGCACCACCCACAGCCATACAAGATCAGCACCCATCTTTGCCCCTAACTCCAATTCTGGCAGCGGTGGAGGCAAAGAGACACCATTGACTATGAGGCCGAGCACAACACTCCAGATTCATACTCAGAATAATACATCTGaccctcatcacccctcGCCGTCGCAAAAGGGCCCGGGGTTTTACAAGGTGAACactgctgctgatggtggtggtggtagtggtggtggtgatggggagagtGTTAGGGCACCGTCGCCCAAGCTTGTGCCTATGCCTCTGCCTGTTCCGAGCGACGATGGGAAGACAGGTTCGAGGCCGAAGCTCATGGAGGATATAGAGGGTATGGTGTACAATCCTGAGAGGGGGTGCTGGGAGTAG
- a CDS encoding hypothetical protein (EggNog:ENOG503NTWP), which translates to MAPTTVQNPPAPVESKTAQKKKAKATAAVKAAAGTESPAPASVAGGENPDDSSENGYIRELSKNIRNLNKKISNGARIENLINEHSGKSLEELVAAKIINADQAASHLKRPSLQNQLAQFEKELAMHKQIEADHRSRLSQLETTLKEKFEKEKEELVAETKQKVEAEADEKLRGYLLALSQFLRLAAARRLAEADSSIDENAAIEGVLLHIYCGDNDSVTEMLKLVQGSDERVLGVEGRLLKTTFADIKEEAYAHLNPNYKRPKPAEPEFAEELKLDEYESTVLVETDPTVANAGLTEVDDGSAVALTNGHGQDASSASGGAPGNADVADSAANAAGENQWDTGNTISDSQEWVSVNVPRDLGETETGAAATPAQPTAPVTNQSWADEHPETAAEATTPADDGFHQVPSRSRGSRDGGHRGRGGFRGRGGGFRGDGRGRGRGRGGDRGGFPSRPRREESQG; encoded by the exons ATGGCTCCCACTACTGTCCAGAATCCTCCGGCGCCCGTCGAGTCCAAAACcgcccagaagaagaaggccaaggccactgctgctgtcaaGGCCGCTGCCGGCACCGAGTCTCCTGCCCCTGCTTCCGTTGCTGGCGGCGAGAACCCAGATGACAGCTCTGAGAATGGCTACATCCGCGAGCTTTCCAA GAACAtccgcaacctcaacaaGAAGATC TCCAATGGTGCCAGAATCGAGAATTTGATCAACGAGCATAGTGGCAAGTCGCTCGAGGAGCTCGTAGCTGCCAAGATCATCAATGCCGACCAGGCTGCCTCGCACCTGAAACGGCCCTCCCTTCAGAACCAGCTCGCCCAGTTCGAGAAGGAGCTTGCCATGCACAAGCAGATCGAGGCCGACCACCGTTCCCGTCTGAGCCAGCTGGAGACTACGCTGAAGGAGAAGttcgagaaggagaaggaggagcttgttgCTGAGACAAAGCAAaaggtcgaggccgaggccgacgaaAAACTGAGGGGCTACCTTTTGGCTCTTTCGCAGTTCCTTCGTCTCGCTGCTGCCCGCCGTCTCGCCGAGGCTGATAGCTCGATTGATGAGAATGCGGCTATCGAAGGTGTTCTTCTCCATATCTACTGTGGTGATAATGATTCCGTCACCGAGATGCTCAAGTTGGTCCAGGGATCAGATGAGCGCgtccttggtgttgaggggaggtTACTGAAGACTACCT TTGCCGAtatcaaggaggaggcttaTGCCCATCTGAACCCAAACTACAAGCGTCCCAAGCCAGCCGAGCCCGAGTTTGCGGAAGAGCTGAAGTTGGACGAGTACGAGTCGACGGTTTTGGTCGAGACTGACCCAACAGTTGCCAATGCCGGTCTCACCGAGGTTGACGATGGCTCTGCCGTCGCTTTGACAAACGGCCATGGCCAGGACGCCTCGTCTGCTAGCGGCGGTGCTCCCGGCAACGCCGATGTCGCCGACAGCGCCGCCAATGCCGCTGGCGAGAACCAGTGGGATACCGGCAACACCATCTCGGACTCGCAGGAATGGGTTAGTGTCAACGTTCCCCGCGATCTCGGCGAGACGGAGACCGGTGCGGCCGCTACGCCTGCCCAGCCTACTGCCCCGGTTACCAACCAGTCGTGGGCTGACGAGCATCCCGAGACGGCGGCCGAGGCTACCACCCCTGCCGATGATGGATTTCACCAGGTCCCGAGCCGCAGCCGTGGCAGCCGTGATGGTGGCCACCGTGGTCGTGGCGGTTTCCGTggccgcggtggtggtttccGCGGTGATGGCCGTGGACGCGGtcgtggccgtggtggtgatcgCGGGGGTTTCCCCTCGCGTCCTCGCCGGGAAGAAAGCCAGGGTTAG
- the HUB1 gene encoding ubiquitin-like modifier hub1 (EggNog:ENOG503P7AI; COG:O), with product MADADPPPRRRSRSRSRSPPRRPKASGGFKWKEKRPTTSEDSRDGGGRDSSDKNLQRGYRDRSPRRDRDRDDRRDRDRDSNNDRSRQNRSPTRRDRDSAAAPRERDATRDRRRSPRRERSPRRDRPRDKPREEKKEKPRQPTAPQEEMIVVTVNDRLGTKAQIPAFPSDTVGQFKIMVAMKVGREPHEILLKRQGERPFKDHITLGDYGVSNGVQVDLEVDTGD from the coding sequence ATGGCGGATGCAGACCCACCACCTCGTCGCCGGTCACGATCACGAAGTCGATCCCCGCCTAGACGACCAAAAGCCAGCGGCGGGTTCAAATGGAAAGAGAAACGTCCTACTACTAGCGAAGACAGTCGCGACGGCGGCGGTCGAGACAGCAGCGACAAGAACCTCCAGCGCGGCTACCGCGACCGCTCGCCCCGGCGTGATCGCGATCGGGATGATAGACGGGATAGAGACCGCGACAGCAACAATGATCGTTCGAGGCAAAATCGCTCCCCGACCAGACGAGACCGAgactctgctgctgccccccgGGAACGGGATGCCACTCGTGACAGGCGCCGCTCCCCAAGACGAGAGCGCTCGCCACGACGGGACAGACCAAGGGATAAGccaagagaggaaaagaaggagaagcccaGGCAACCCACCGCGCCACAAGAAGAAATGATTGTCGTTACGGTGAATGATAGACTGGGCACCAAAGCCCAGATCCCCGCTTTTCCCTCCGACACGGTCGGCCAGTTCAAGATTATGGTCGCCATGAAGGTTGGCCGGGAGCCGCACGAGATTTTGCTCAAGAGGCAGGGGGAGAGGCCGTTTAAGGATCATATCACGCTGGGGGATTACGGGGTTAGTAATGGGGTGCAGGTTGATTTGGAGGTTGATACTGGGGATTAA
- a CDS encoding hypothetical protein (COG:L; EggNog:ENOG503P6NB): MTTLTAPPTTPFTFPSPRDSPAFFPPTPPSTTTPLLTTTATTTTTTERKHSSISTAPQPPNYKTLINTSPKITPFEKKVYHLLLTIPSGSFTTYALMSTHLKSSPRAVGNALRKNPFAPGVPCHRVLATGNSLGGFKGKISRKSPDGVGGVDTLIEKKELLRREGVKFDDKGRALGTPFRGFK, from the exons ATGACAACCCTAACAGCCCCCCCAACGACCCCCTTcacattcccctcccccagagACTCCCCAGCATTCttccctcccacacccccatcaacaacaacccctctcctcacaaccaccgccaccaccacaaccaccaccgaaaGAAAAcactcctccatctccaccgccccccaacccccaaactaCAAAACCCtaatcaacacctcccccaaaatcacccccttcgaaaaaaaagtctaccacctcctcctcaccatcccctcaGGCTCCTTCACAACCTACGCCTTAATGTCCACACATCTGAAGTCTTCCCCCCGAGCAGTCGGCAACGCCCTAAGGAAAAACCCCTTTGCTCCCGGGGTTCCCTG CCACCGTGTCCTAGCAACAGGCAACTCCCTAGGCGGCTTCAAAGGCAAAATCTCCCGCAAAAGCCCCGACGGTGTAGGAGGCGTAGACACCCTCATCGAGAAAAAAGAACTCCTCAGAAGAGAAGGCGTTAAATTCGACGACAAGGGGAGAGCCCTGGGGACACCGTTCAGGGGGTTCAAGTAA
- a CDS encoding hypothetical protein (COG:S; EggNog:ENOG503P5RP) produces the protein MPGQKLYPRATVKKIVKAHSNCSVSKNADVMIFLDYMLFMQNSLVKEASIEAKKGGEKGITARSVKKVTADSLAKFKG, from the exons ATGCCCGGTCAAAAGCTGTATCCACGCGCGACAGTCAAGAAAATCGTTAAGGCTCACTCCAATTGCAGCGTGAGCAAGAACGCAGATGTCATG ATCTTTCTGGATTACATGCTGTTTATGCAAAA TAGTCTGGTGAAAGAAGCCTCCATTGAAGCCAAAAAGGGTGGTGAAAAGGGCATCACGGCACGCAGTGTGAAGAAGGTGACGGCG GATTCATTGGCCAAGTTCAAAGGATGA